DNA from Candidatus Omnitrophota bacterium:
GCCGCCTCCGCTTTCGCGTCGAGATTATGGAACGTCCAGAAATTGCGGGCGGCCAGTTCGCCCTTGCCGTCTTCCACCCACGCATAAAGCAAAATCAAACTGGGCGTTTTGGGAACGGCGAATTCGATCGGCTTCGCTTGCATTACGCTATACGCTTTGGCTTCGATGGAAGCGGGCTGGCTTGACTTCGCGATCGTCTTCCATTGGGAACTCATCCGTTCCATCGCATAGACCTGCCAGTATACGTTGAAACGTCCGCATTCTCTTCCAGAATAGAGGCTCAAGGAGACGGGAACGCTTTTCTTATCTTTTCCGGAAAGATTCTCGCCCGCCATCGCATCGAGTACCAGAAAATCGGCCGTATTCAAATCGCGATAGGTGAAGCGCGGGTGATTTTTGGGGGCGGGAACGAAATCCTCGTAGCCGAATACCTTGCGGCTGCGGTCGTAATTCATGAATCCATTGTGTTCCCATTCGATGTCCTGCAGTTCGGTATAGATGTAGCCGCAGATTTTCTGATGGCGGCGCAGTTCCTGGGTAAGATAATGGAAGCACCAGGAGATATCGCGGTCGCCCATGCCGGCGCTGACGCCGCCGTATTCGCTGTTCATCAGCGGCTCGATTCCCTGTTTATGGCCGCCGATGTAATTGAATTCCGAACCGGGATAGGTTTCCTTGACCACTTTCTCGATATGCTCCCGCGCTTCTTTGTGCGGATAAATATAGAAATGCCAGGAGTTGATATCGGTAAGGACATGATCGTAATTGCAGGGAGAATTGTCTTCGATCAGACGCGTCGAGTCTATTTTCTTGGTCATCTCGAATATCTCTTTCACCCACGCCTGGCCTTCGGGGGTTTTTTGCTGCTTCAATCCCCAGGTTTCGTTAAACAAAACCCAGGCGATGATGGAGGGATGGTTGAAATCGCGTTGTATGGCTTCCGTCATGGTTTTTACGTAATTTCTCTGCGCTTTTTCCGTATAATCGATAAAACAAGGCATGTCGTAGAGAATGGTTACGCCCAGACGATCCGCCCAATAATAAAAGCGCGGCTCGTCCGCTTTGATATGCAGGCGCAGATTGTTGAAGCCGAATTCCTTCGCATCCGCTAAATCCTTGCGCACGGCATCGTCCGTGGGATAGGTATAGATGCCATCGGGATGAAACGCCTGGTCTAAGGCGCTGAGGATATAGAACGGCTGGCCGTTCAGATAGATGTATTCGTAAGGATTCTCGCCGTATTTCCCCCGCGATACGTCGCGCAGGCCGAAGTAGGTATGGACGGAATCCACCAATTCCGATTCGACGAATAAATTTAATCTCATAAAATAAAGCATCGGCGACGAGGGCGACCATAGTTTCGGCTTCTCAATTTTTATCGTTCCGCTCAAGCCGTCGAATCCGTCGGAACTATCGATCGCAGCGGAAGGCCCTGCGTCGTCGGCGTAGACGTCGGGCAAGAGCACCAGCGTCATTTTTTTCTCGACCTTTTGGCTGGGCGTAGCGGAGACAAAGACCTCGCCGCTGGTTTTGGCTTCGATGCGAATATCCTGAATGTATGGCTGCCCAGCTTTTTCCCCCGCTTCCAGATAGACCGTCTGCCAAATGCCACTGGTACGCGTATACCAGCCGATCTGCTTGCCGACAGGCTGCTCTGAGCTGGTATCATCGACCGCTTTCACGGTGAGGACGTGCTCTTTGCCGTCGGCGGCGCCGCTAAGCAGGAAAGTAAAGGGCGTATATCCCCCGTCATGCTCGCCTAGAAGATTGCCGTCGAGCCAAACTTTGGCGCTCCAATCGACTGCGCCGAAATGGAGAAGAACTTGTTTGCCGCTCCATTCGGCGGGCAGAGTGAAGCGGCGCTGATACCAGGCCGCGCCCTTATAAACCATATCACCTATTCCGGAAAGTTTACTTTCCCAAGGATAAGGAACGACGATCTTTTTAGGCCAATCGCTTTTATCCGGCTTGAACCAACCTTCCGCCTCTCCGGCGTTCTTCTCGTCGAAGGCGAAATTCCACTCGCCATTGAGGTTGATGAAGGCGTCCCGGCGCAAATCGGGACGGGGATGCGCGGGACGGGGCGTCTCCGCCAGCGCACCGCCGCTTATTCCCATTATGCACAACAGGATAGCGGTTTTAACAATACTATTCCGGAAATTTTTCATCGAATTTGCTCCTTTATGAAATTCAATATGGATGCGGTTTATTACAAAATAGATTTCATCAATCCTCAAGAGCAAAGGGAGGGGATTTTGGATTTTGAATTTTGGATTTTGAATTTAGAATTTTGCTTTTCGCCTTATAATATTCACTAAATATTTTAAGATGGAATGAAATCATTCTACGAGAGACGAGAACCATGAACCATCGGCGTTTACCCTTATCGTTCGCTTTCACTCTCATCGAATTGCTTATCGTCGTGGCTATTATCGGCGTTCTCGCCGCTATCGCCGTTCCCAATTTCCTCAATGCGCAAATCCGCGCTAAGATTGCGCGAGTGGAATCCGATCAACAGGCCATCGGCACGGCGTTGGCTATGTATTCCATCGATCGCAATGCGTTTCCGCCGTTCTCCAACTTTCCCTTGTTCGCCGCTCGCGGCGTACCCGAATTGACCACGCCCATCGCTTATCTGGCGGCTTATCCCGGCGATCCCTTCGAATGGACCGTCGAAGGGTCCGGCCTGCAAGGCAACCTGAGATTCACTAAGATCGCCTACTACAACCTGGACATCATGGAAAAAACCGGACAAGCGCGCGGAAGTTCCAACTTCGGCGTGTTGGAAGCGCGGCAAGGCTTCCGCTGGATCACGCGCAGCCTGGGACCGAACCGCCAATACGATTACGACTCCTCCAACAACGTCTTCCCTTACTACAGTTCCAGCAATGGCCTTGTCAGCCGCGGCGATATTTATCGCAATGGTTCATAATCCACAGCGGCGGGGATCCCGGCGCCTATAGATGGCCATGTCATTAAGGGAATCCCTTATCCTCAAGAACGGCAGATAGAGATGTATGGCAGGGTGGCTAGGCTTCAATCATCCCTTAAGGGATCGATCAAAGGCAGACTTCGTCTTGCCTTGCCGCCCCGTCACCCATCGACATCCCAGCCTTGAAAGGCTGGGCTATTTTCAAATGCCCCTTTAAAGGGGCAAACGACAATAGTCCTCCGTTTCAACAGCGGGGCGGAAGGGCTTTTCTTGCTGCCATCGCCGAGGGCCTTTTCTCGGCAGGGGGGGCACTCGTCACATTGTTTTGATATGCCCCTTTCATTGCAGCCGGTTTTTATCGAAAGGCATCCAAGGCGGGCCGAGGCGGACGATGTCGCCCCGGCTTTTGATTCCGTTGCTGGGATCGTAATCCGGCTGGAATCCCACTCCCTGATCCATGTCGGGACCGGCGCTGGCGACGCGCCAATAGGCGCCGCGCGTAGACTGCGGCGCATTGCTGGCGATCTTGGCGGAACTCCAGTCGTAATAATCGTAGGTTTGCGTATGGAAAGAGGAGTCCATTTTCTTTTTGCCGAAGGGATCGGCGGGATAGAAGGAAATGAACGAAATCGGCGTGGTCAAGGCGGAAAATCGGCTGATAGCCGTGCCGGACATGATCTTCTGATCGATCAAATGGGCGACGGGATAATTGCCGAATTCCAGACGATAAGACTCCAGCGCCGTATCCAACGTCCGGAAGTCAGCCTGCACCCGCGTAACCTTGGCGCGGATCTGGGCGTTGAGAAAATTGGGAACCGCAATAGCCGCCAGGATGCCGATAATGGCGACGACGATGAGGAGTTCGATTAACGTAAATCCATTGGGATTGCGCAGAGGAAAATTTTTCATAGTTTTTTTTTACCTGACTCAAATTAAACGCGAAAAAACATGAAGGAGTTATTTTGCATACCGTATTGAATCACGAAACCACGAAAAGAAAAACGAAAACACGAAAAAACATTTACTCAAGGAAATGCGTTTTGAGAACGGTTTTCCATGCAATCAAAAAGGATACTTGTTATACCAGTATGCGTTAGGATTATTGCTTATATATTCCCTCGCCCTCTGGGAGAGGGTTAGGGTGAGGGAATAATAAGTCCAATAATATCAACCCTCACCTAACCTCTCCCAATCTTGGGAGAGGAATTTGAAAAGCGACAATCTCAATGCAGATTGGTATTATCCGCGATTCAAAAGATTCGCGACATCCCAGCCTTTTCGAGGTTCCGCGTTTCAAAACGCAACGCATAGAATAATGCCTTCCACCTGTTGACGCGGAAACGGCGGGGCCGCGCCGAAGCGTTGCCCCGCCGCCTATCGCTGACGCAAAGATTATTGCAGCATCCAATCGGATACGGCGGATCCTCCCGCCGTCAATGTCGCCGCCAACAGATATATTTTATCCGCATCGATGGCGGATTGATGGGGAAAAGCAATCTTGTCGAGTTTTTTGCTCGGATCGATCGTATAACGGCGCTGCAATAGATCGAGGCCGAAATTCGCCGGATTGCCGCTGGTATTTTTGAGATCGTTGAAAACCAGGTTGTCGGAGAGAATGGAAAGTTCGCCCGAAAAGACCGCCATCGCGAAGATTCCCGGCCCCCAGCCGTCGCCTGTGCTGGCGTCGGTGAATTTTATGAAGACTTCCTTCGTTGGATTGTTTTGCAGCGTTGGCGCCAAGTCGATCGTATAATATTGCTTGTTGGTTTCGTTGTGGATATCCACTCCGTACATGGTCATGGAATTCAACACTTCCTCAAAAGCCGCTTCGCCGGTTTCGACTTTATTCACAATCAATATGCTTTTCAAATAAGGCCCCCAGCCGTTGGTTGGGATGCCGTCGGAAAAGCGGAAGCGAACGATCTTACTGGAATTGTTCTTCAAATAATTGGTTAGATCGAAAGTGTAAATGGTCAGGTTGCTGTTGTCGGTGGTTTCCTGGCCGCTTTCCGCCACCCAATCTTTGGCTACGGTAAACGCGCCATCCGTTCCCGGAGCAATCTCCACGACGAACTGGTTGCCGACATTGATCTGAGCGAAAGCCGTGGTTACGTCGTCGGGAAGGTCGAATTGATAAACCATATACGCATTGCCGTCGGCGAAGCGAAAGTCGCCGCCGGGGATGCTTCCCCCTTCATCGATGAGGTAATTGTGCTCGTCGGCTGTGCCCACCGTCATGCTGTTGTAGCGGATCGCGCCCGTCGGCCCCGAGAGCGAAACGATAAAATTATTGGCCATATCCACGACGGCTTTGGCTTGGACGGCATCATCCGGCAAGTCGAAACGATAGGTGATGGAGCCGTTGCCGTCGGCGAACCGATGGCCGCGGTTGGAGGGGCCGGAACCGCTGTTGTCATACAGGAATTTCTTTTCTTCGTCATTGCCATTGGTTTGGAACAGGGCGTAGACGGCCGCTTTGGCGGCGTCGATCTCCGGCGACAGCGTTTCTTCGAAAGTATTGGATTTTCCCGTGTAGAGGCTGATGCGCTGCAAATACGGCCCCCAGCCGTTCGATGTCGTGGCGTCGGTCAAAAGGATGTAGATTTCGCCCGTATTTTCGGCCAGATAGGGCGATATGTCGAATTCGTAATTCTTCAAATTGCCCAAGGCGCGATGTTCGAATCCGCCGTACAAATCCATCGAATTAGCCAAAACCGTATAACCTTCCGTCGCGGCGCTTTCGGGATCGCCATAATACGCCGAGATGGAAATCACGAAATTGTTGCCCACGGTAACGCCCAGCGTCGCTTGCTTGACGTTTTCCAGGCCGTCGATGACGTAGAGAACATAACCGGTTCCATCGATGAAGCGGTTGCCGCCGGAATTGCCGTTGCCCTTTTCCAGAAGAATGTATTTGGCTTCATCGGCGCCGAAATTAGTACTGAAAGAGACGATCGACTGCACTTGGCTGTCATCCGTATAACGGTAAAACGTATTCTCAAACGCCGTGGGACTGGACAGCCAACCGGCGATGGGGCCGAATCGCTTGGCGTCTATCGAACCGTCGGCGTAACGGAATTCGATGTTTCCAAAAGGATCGCCCATACTCCCCGGTGCGGACAACATAGCCAGATCGACGTATTGATAAACGCCGTCGGGAATGTCCAAAACCTGGCCGTTGACGGCAAGGGCGTCCAGCGAGGCTTGTTGGAGCGGACCGAATAGAAAAGAAGTGCGGCCGTCCTGCGTCAGCGCTTCGGCGCCATCGTTATAGGAAGAAGGCAAGGTTAAGGCGTCAATGCGGTCGCCCTGATCGTTCAAGGCGGCGCCCAATCCCGCGCCTCCCGCTTCCAGGACGGCGTCGGAATCAAAAAGCGCCGTCAGATCGACGTACGTCTGCTGCGCCAAGGCTGGGGCCATGGCGCAAACCATCAGTAATCCCATCGTGCAAATGCGTTTCCTCATATTCTCCTCCTAAATTATTTGGTTCATCCAGTATTTGAGTCCTTTTTCCTCCTTATGATGGATTGATTGAATGTATGAATCAAGATAGCCAGAATGAAAGGATAACCAGGATGGGACGGCAGAGGTTCTTGGATTGAATCACGATGACGCGAAGAAAAAAAACTAATACCCAGCCTTTCAAGGCTATCAATTATACGCAAAAATTTTACGAAGAATGTCGGGAGGATCAAAGGCTTCCTGGATTAATGATCCATGGAGTGAAAGGGCGTTAAAAATCGTCAAGACCTGAACCAATCCTCTCATTAGGATCTGATCTTTACCCACCAGTCGAGGGGATTACTCAAGGGCAAAAACAACCTTGCCCTAGGCGCCCCATTAATCAAGGGCGGAAGGAGGTTTCATTTTTTACGTTTCCGAATCGCGCGAATACCACGAAAATTTCGAATCGCAGATTTCACGGACGAGTCGGATTCTATGGAGTTAACATGCGTTTTTCTCTCCCAGCCTTGAAAGGCTGGGCTATTATCAAATGCCCCTTGAAAGGGGCAAACGGTAATGGCCGTTTTAACGGCGGGTTGACTAACCAACTTGGTTATTCTTTATTCCCGACAATCCCGATTCAGGCATTCATAAATACCTCAATACTTGTGGGTAAAGATCAGCGCTTGGGGCAGAGGGGCGCGGGGAAAGCCCATTGCCAATTCCAACTGCCGCAAGAAACATTCGTTCCGCTTTTCGCGGCCCAAATCCGTATGGCGTTTCGCTAACGCCAAGACGTCTTCACAAGATAGGTTCATCGAGCACTCTTCCTTTCATGAGTTGGATATTAATCGCAGTGATCCGATCTACGATCTCCAGGAGTCGATGGTATTGCTGGATGCCCTTGCGAACGGCGCGAACCTGAGTTTGAGAGATATAGACTTGACGTTGCGATTGGTCTCGGGCGACGACCAAATAGGCTCGCGGACCGTGCTGTAGACCGGTATGACAAGAGCAGTTTGGCCGAGAGCAAGTGGAAAACCGTTCCAAGCAGGAGCCTCGCAAGAGGTGAGAAAGCGTGGAAAGTTCCTCAAGCAGACGGCTTCGTTCTCTTCGCAATGACTCGATTTTTCTGGCTGGTAAGGTTGACATAAGATTAGTATAGCATATATCTTATATGCTATACAATAGAAAAAAAGATAAAATCTTTGCGATCCGCTATTTTCCGATAAATATGTGTATAATTGATAGCCTTGAAAGGCTGGGATGACGACGGGGGGTGGAAAAGGCAAGACGAAGTCTGCCTTTGATCGATCCCACAAGGGCAGGCTGAGGCCTTTTGCCCTGCCGCCGCCACATCCCATGATAAATCGGAAAGGAAACCCATCCGCCATGAAAAATGAAACTCTTTCTCGCCGCGATATCCTTAAGGCTTCTTGTTTTACCGCTGGGACGCTGCTGGCCGCCGCTCCCGCTGCCCGCGCTGCGGATTCGGCTTTGCATCTCGCCTCCAACCAGTATTCCTGGCATGTGTATTTTCAGCGGGAAGGCCGCGACTTCATCAAGGATTTGGACGCTGGTTTCAAGGAAGCCGCTTCCAGCGGCATCGACGGCTTCGAACCCAGCATCGGCGATCCAGGCCAGATCGATTCGATGGCCCCGCAATTGAAAAAACACGGCTTGGAAATGCGTTCATTGTACGTCAACAGTACGCTGCATACGGCGGAAGACGCTAAGAAAAGCATCGAACAAATCCTCGCCGTCGCCGCCAAAGCGAAGGCCGCCGGCGCGCGTATAATCGTTACCAATCCCAACCCCCTTCAATGGGGCGGTACGGAAAACAAGAATGACGAGCAGCTGCATATCCAAGCGGATGCGTTGGATCGTTTGGGCGAGTCATTAGCGCAAATGGGGATGACCCTCGCCTATCACAATCACGACATGGAGTTGCGCAACGCCGCCCGCGAGTTCCATCACATGATGGCGGGAACGAATCCCAAGCATGTTACGCTATGTTTGGACGCCCATTGGATTTATCGCGGCTCCGGCAATTCGCAAGTCGCCTTGTTCGATGTTGTAGAATTGTACGGCGCCCGCATTTCCGAATTGCATTTGCGCCAATCGATTAATAATATTTGGTCGGAAACTTTCGCGGAAGGCGATATCGATTACGCCCGCCTGGCGAAAGCGCTGCGCCAAATAGGCGTCAAGCCGCATTTGGTTTTAGAACAGGCGGCGGAAAAAGGCACGCCTCAAACCATGAATCCCGTCGAGGTTCACAAGAAAAGCGCCGCTTACGTCCGCCAACTATTCTCCGGATTCTGAAATGGTTCGGAATGGTTTGAAAAACAACGTAATGGATCAAGGGCCGTAGCGAACGATGTTGCCTTCGCTGCGAATCCCGTTGGATGGATCGTATTGTATATATTCTCCCGCTTTGGGATGGCCAGCGGGATAAACCAGGGCGTATATCCAAGACGTCGTCGGACCGAATCCGCGCAGTTGCCACTCGTAGCGCCCTTTGGGAAAGCCGCTTCCCTGCTGCGCCCAATAATTGGAGCCTCGGGTATTTCCGCCGGCCGCCAGCCGCGTCCAATAATCGTAATTGCCCAGCCGGTTATTGCCGTCTTTGGGGCCGTTGCGCGAATCGAGCGGATCGGTATTGAAGGGATCAAGCGGAATGGAGGACATATAGGCGACGGGCGTCGTCAAAGGAATATACCGTTCGTCCATCCAGTTGGGTGGGAAAATATGGGGATAATCGTTGCTGTCGAGACGATAGGTTTCCAACGCTAAAGCGAGGCTTTGTTGATCCCCTTGAGCGCGAGCGATCTTGGCGCGTATCTGCGCATTGAGAAAATTGGGAACGGCAATAGCGGCCAAGACGCCGATAATGGCTACGACGATTAAAAGTTCGATTAAAGTAAAACCTCGATTCTGCAAGATTATCCTCCCTAATAACAACGTAATAAATGAAAATCGATTTTCTCTTGGTTGCGTCGTATATAAAGTTCCCTTATTGAATTACTGAAGATATGGGAACAATATCTATTTTAAAAAGATACCATAAAATGAATTGAATTTATATATCGATATAATATCTTTTCTCAATTATTCAATAAACGTCAATTTTATTCGAAAATATTTGTCATTTCGCCCTGTATTTTTCATGATTGTTCGTACATAATCATCGTAAATGAGCGGCTCGAACGACGACGCGATTCATTCCAGTTTAAGGTAAATCGTTATGCTTCAAGAAGAAAGATACGAAAAAATTCTATCGCTTCTCAAGGAAAAACGGCACATCACCGTCGAACAAGTGCATAAGACTTTTCCCATCAGCGCGTCTACCGTACGGCGCGATTTTCGCGAGTTGGTGGACCGCAATCTGGCTCGTCGTTCGCGGGGGGGAATCAGCTTGTTGACGGGCGTGAAGGAGAACGGCAAAAACATTCCCTTCGATCTGCGGCGAGTTACGCATACGAAGGAAAAAGAGAAGTTGGGGACCGCCGCTGCTTCATTATTGCAGCCCTATCAAACGATCTTTATCGATGGGGGGACGACGACGCTGCAACTGGCGCGGTTTCTGCCAAAAATTCCTTTGACCATCATCACCAACTCCATCCCGCACGTCATGATGATGATCGAGCATCACCGGGACAATCCGAATTTGGAGATTTATACCGCCGGGGGATACGTTTACGTTTCCTGGAACGTCAATCTCGGCCCTCAGGCGCGATATTGTCTAGCGCAATATCACGCGGATTACGCGTTTATGTCGGCGAGAGGAATCAACAAGGAAGGAGTCTACAACCACAACGAAATGGTAGTGGAGATCGAACGCGTGATGATCGAAAATGCGGATCGAGTCGTTTTCATGATGGACCATTCGAAAATCGGGGAGCGTTCGATGAGTTTCATCTGCGGCAACAACGATATCGATATATTGATTACCAGTAAAAACGACGGTAAAAAATCGTTTCTCGATTTCTTCCGCGAATCCGGCATCGAGGTTATGGAGGTGGAAATATAACATTGCAAAACAGTGATGAGTGACGAGCCCCCCTACCGAGGAAAGGCACTCGGCGATAGTAGGAAGAAAAGCCCTGCCGCCCCGCCGTTGAAACGGCGGGCTATTATCGTTTGCCCCTTTAAAGGGGCATTTAAAGTAGCCTTTCAAGGCTGGGATGGCGGTTTGTCCTTACTACCCAACCTTTTGGGCACATTTTACATGACTTACAAAAATGTTTTCTTAGGAGCAAACCACCCGCGGTTCGCGGGCTATATTAGGCAGAAAAAGTAGAAGAGCCATCTTGGCTCTTTCTTTCGCTACTCAAGAGGCTGGAAGCCTCTTCTACTCTGGTGTTTCAGAAGAGCGACAAGTTGTTAGTAGAAAAATAGGACGGGGCGCGTTTTTTGACCCATCATTATTCGGAATCTAATAAAGTTGCCAATCGGACTCGCCGGTGTGGATTTCGAAATCGTCGGAAAATACTACTTTGCCGTTTACCAGCACTTTGAAATTATCGAACTGCGAGGTCAGGCCGTTCATGGTGCTGCCGGTAAGGCCGGGGAAGCCGGGGGAGCGCTGTTCGAAACGGGCATCGTCCCAGGAGATGGCGTAAGGAGTATCCGCCGAGTCTTTTTTCTTGATGCTTCCTTCGAGGTGGTTGTTGCGGCATTGCAGAGTCATACTGTACCATTCTCCTGTTTGCCATTGATACGATCCATTCGTACCCCATGCGATGAGATCGTTGAGGACATCGACGCTGCCGTAGTCATTGTGAAGGAGAAGATTCAAGCCTCGTTCGCCATCTGAGGGATTGATGCGCACAGCGACGCCGGAGCGGGCCAAATCTCCATCCTGCCAATCCACCATGCGGACATCGGCCTGGACAATGTAGTCGCCGGTTCCGAAATCCTTATCCACCCATACGTGTTTGGGATCGAAACTGGAATCGGAGTAGCAATTCAAAACTCCATCGGCGATATACCAAGAGCCGCCCGATCCTATGGCCCAATCCTGCCCCAAACTGCGCATGTTTTCCGGCATATATTTCAGCGTCGAGGTTCCCGACGAGTAGACGGTTCCGTTAACAGTAATCGATCCCGTAATGTCCACGGACATAGGCGGATTGGCGGCGGGAGCGGTCAAATCGTAGGTCAAGGACGCTTCGCCTGTAAGATTGGATAGTTTCCAAGCAATAACGTTTCCAGTTTTGGCGACTTCGCCGAGCGTGGCTTGGATATGGGACGCTGCGAATCCGGCGGGCAGATTTTCCACAACTGACGCCGAGACCGTTTGACCTTCTACGGCGGTTATAGTCAAGCGAATCCCGGCGAGAGTGGAACCGGCATGATAATCCAACGAGGGAATTTGGCGGGAAGCGACGAAAGAAGCGGGGAATTGAGTGCGCAAAAACTCGTGGCGCAGGCGCAGGAATCTTCTTAACGTATCGTAAGAAGTTTTGATCTGATTGCGGCGGTCGTTGCGCGGACGGCCGAGGTATTGTTCCAGAAGATCGAGGTCTTGGTTCAGCAGCGTTTCCGCCTCTTGGATCATGCCATTCACACGATCCAGGGAAAAGAGGCCGTCGAGGGCTTCCCGCACTTTTTGAACGAATTCACGATGCAAATCGGCGTCCATGTGAAAGGGGCGTCCGATAACGCCGACGAGATTTCTTCCCGTTAGTTCCGGCGAACCCGGCGCGATGCCGGTGATGGGAAAATCGATGGGCATTTTCCAAAACATGGGATCGCTGTCGGTATAGCCGAAGGTTTTATCGACATCCCAAGGAATGATTTCCCATTGATCGAGGGGCGGCGGATTGTGATAAAGAAAGATGTTGTTCTTGAATCCATCCCAATGGCTTAGTAAAAACGTCGCGACTTCATAGCCCATGACTTCATCGATCGCCAAATAATGGCGCAGGTCTTGGGACAAGGTTCTGCGATTGGACGGCGTAATATGCTGGAAGAGTTCGCGGTAATCCTCGTCGCCGGAATCGAGGTTGGTCATTTTAGTGTAACCTCCCGGTTCATTGTAGGCAATCTTATAAAGATTGCCGCTGGGATCGCGGCCGTTCATTTCCAAAAATTTTTCGTTGGGTTGTTGGTAGGCGATGCGTTGATAATGATTGCCCTTGTCGATGACGCGATACCACTCGCAGCGCTCCGCTAACGCGCCGAAATCGCGGAAGAGTTGATAGGAAATATGCTCCGCGTGGGGAGACTGGGGACC
Protein-coding regions in this window:
- a CDS encoding CotH kinase family protein, whose amino-acid sequence is MKYFFHMAAIFFFSASLSYAADNIVINEIHYNPPDDGPEEFIELFNPTKTSVDLSGYAFTNGVAYTFPASTAIPAGGYLLVAKNLSLSAWRELAKVGPYNGNLANSGERLTLRAPDGRIVDNFAYNDALLWPRGADGYGSSLERISPDLSSEDFHSWRASLTKSGTPGRQNSVFGTPPKPVILAYRIRPQHPTSQDAVDIEIDLDAVDQIRKAVLLVETAATVSSGQSYSLTLSAPDAGSGSIAFKAQIPAQRSQTLVRFGVNITLTNGSTLRLPHVSEPHPYESYFVYDGEIPSKLPLLWLFNSLSSSIPSTARKYSAAVIQMLDGRPQVYDGVSLIAARNGQKVKFLKGEEHRGDRTINLNLESPSPGTTAGPQSPHAEHISYQLFRDFGALAERCEWYRVIDKGNHYQRIAYQQPNEKFLEMNGRDPSGNLYKIAYNEPGGYTKMTNLDSGDEDYRELFQHITPSNRRTLSQDLRHYLAIDEVMGYEVATFLLSHWDGFKNNIFLYHNPPPLDQWEIIPWDVDKTFGYTDSDPMFWKMPIDFPITGIAPGSPELTGRNLVGVIGRPFHMDADLHREFVQKVREALDGLFSLDRVNGMIQEAETLLNQDLDLLEQYLGRPRNDRRNQIKTSYDTLRRFLRLRHEFLRTQFPASFVASRQIPSLDYHAGSTLAGIRLTITAVEGQTVSASVVENLPAGFAASHIQATLGEVAKTGNVIAWKLSNLTGEASLTYDLTAPAANPPMSVDITGSITVNGTVYSSGTSTLKYMPENMRSLGQDWAIGSGGSWYIADGVLNCYSDSSFDPKHVWVDKDFGTGDYIVQADVRMVDWQDGDLARSGVAVRINPSDGERGLNLLLHNDYGSVDVLNDLIAWGTNGSYQWQTGEWYSMTLQCRNNHLEGSIKKKDSADTPYAISWDDARFEQRSPGFPGLTGSTMNGLTSQFDNFKVLVNGKVVFSDDFEIHTGESDWQLY